GGAGACAACTGCGGAACGTGTCAGGGAGTTAGTCACGGATTCGATTGAACGCCAATTGGTTGCGGATGTGCCCGTTTCGACCCTCTTGTCAGGTGGGTTAGACTCGAGCATTATCACAGCTGTTGCGGCAGATCATTTTCAAAAAACAGGCCGTGGAACCCTGCACAGCTACTCCATCGATTACGTAGACAACCGAAAACATTTCAAGGCAAGTACTTTTCAACCGAATGAGGATGAACCTTATGTGCAGCTCGTTACAAAGTTTCTCGGAACCCAGCACCACACCATTGAGTTTGACACAGACGATTTGATTGATTCCCTGAAAACAGCGACACTCGCCCGCGACTTGCCGGGGATGGCTGATGTGGATGCGTCCCTTTACCTGTTTTGCCGCGAAATAAAAAAAGAGACGACCGTCGTCCTCTCTGGAGAATGCGCAGATGAAGTATTTGGCGGGTATCCGTGGTTTCATCGCGAGGAACTGTTGAATGCCGGAACGTTTCCATGGTCGAGAGCGACGAAAGAACGTGCCTCCTGGCTATCCCCTGATCTTCGTGATTGGGTCAAACCCGAGGAATACGTTGCCATGCGGTATGAGGAATCTCTCGATGAAGTCCCACATCTTCCAGGCGAAGATCCCATTGAAGCTCGCCGACGGGAAATGTTTTATTTGAATATAACGTGGTTCATGAACACGCTGTTGGATCGCAAAGACCGAATGAGTATGGCGGCCAGTCTGGAAGCGCGCGTCCCGTTCTGTGACCATCGCATCGTGGAATACGTCTGGAACATCCCATGGGATATGAAGACGCACGGGAATCGGGAAAAAGGAATTTTGCGAAAAGCCATGGAAGGAATCTTGCCGGATGAAGTGCTGTATCGCAAGAAAAGCCCGTACCCGAAAACACATAATCCCGCCTATACGGAAGCCGTTCGCTCTTGGCTGCTGGATATTTTAAACGACTCTTCCTCTCCACTGCTTCAGCTGGTAGATGTTCCAACGATTCGAAAAATTGCCGAGTCAGATGCACAGGCTTCGAGCATTCCGTTTTTCGGTCAGCTCATGAGTACCCCCCAGTTGTTCGCCTATCTCGGCCAGCTGGATTATTGGCTGCGGGAGTACCATGTTTCCATTCGTGCCTAACTATATTACAAAAGCTCCTCGTCCCTTATGATTCGGGGGAATTGAGGAGCTTTTCGTTACTTTTTGGTTCTTCCCCGTTGCTTGGTTCTACGTACGGGTTGTGCCTTCGGGTTGAGGGGTATGGTAGCAAGAGATTGATATCTCAGATCAAACTGCTCGCCTGAGCGTTTCATGATCGTGAACGTTTTGGTTGCGCCGACTCGGATCAAACGGTAGTCCACTCTTGTTCTTTTCCCGCCCCCGCTCAGTATCGCAGCCACGGTCCGATGATCCGGCAGATTCACTTTTATCTGCAACGACAACACGGTTGCAGGAAAAGGTGGGATGTCACGATAAGGAACACAGAGCTTACCTTTTAGCATCCGCAAATGGAGATTCCGAATCATCACTTCCGTCAATTGCTTCCCCCAATACCGGCGGAAAATACGGGAGATTTTTCGTTTGGTGTTGTATTTTTCGGGCAATGGCGTGTAATCCACACCGTTTACGGTATATACAGGCTTTCCTCTCGGCGAATTCGCGATCTGAGTCCAGACATGCTCTGCTGAAGTGATAAACTGCTTGAGCCTCTGCAACTCATCCAAGGATTTCACCTCCTCCATAAACCGTATGGTGGTGGGCTTATGCTAGTACGCCCGATTTCAGCGTTCCAAACGCTATGGACAATAATTCTGAACATACATATAAATTGCAATCATATTATCGAGGTGATAGAATATAAACCGCTTTCACTTCTCTTGTCGGGAAGTGCGTTTTTTTGCCATTTAAGTTTAGCACTATTTAATTTCTTGGAGGTTGTAATGAATTTCATCATTCCCATCGCTGGCTTACTCATCGTGATCGGGTTAGCATTGTTAGGGAGCAATGGACGTAAACAGGTCAAATACAAACCGATCATCGTCATGATTGCTCTGCAATTTTTGCTTGCCTTTCTTCTACTGCATACCAAGTTTGGGTTTATTTTCGTTTCAGCCATTTCCAAATCGTTTGAAAAGCTTCTTGCTTTTGCAGCGGAAGGGATCAATTTCGTATTTGGCAATCTGGTAAACGACGGACAAATGTCCTTTTTCCTTGGTGTATTGCTCCCAATCGTCTTCATTTCCGTCCTCATCGGTATTTTGCGGCACTTCAAGATTTTGCCGATTATCATGAAGGCAATTGGCTTTGTTCTGAGCAAAATTAACGGCATGGGTAAGCTAGAGTCATATAACGCTGTTGCTTCCGCTATTGTCGGCCAAAATGAAGTATTCATCGCTGTTAAAAAACAGCTCGGCTCCTTGCCGGAACACCGTCTGTATACGCTGTGCGCGTCAGCCATGTCCACTGTTTCGATGTCGATTGTCGGTGCGTATATGACGATGATTGAGCCGAAATACGTTGTCACAGCCCTGTTCTTGAATCTGTTTGGCGGCTTTATTATCGCTTCGATCATCAACCCTTATACAGTGAACGAAGAAGAAGATTTACTGGAAATTCAAAGCAATGAAAAGCAGTCCTTTTTTGAAATGCTCGTTGAGTACATCATGGACGGCTTCAAGGTAGCAGTAGTCGTTGGTGCTATGCTGCTCGGTTTTGTTGCCTTGATCGCGGCTGTGAATAGCTTGTTCGGCATGATTTTCGGTTGGACGTTCCAAGAAATGCTCGGCTTCGTCTTCGCTCCTTTTGCCATCCTGATGGGCATTCCTTTTTCGGAAGCGATGACGGCTGGTAGTATCATGGCTACAAAGCTCGTAACAAATGAGTTTGTGGCGATGATCGAGCTGGGCAAAGTCGTATCTGAACTGAGCCCACGCACAGTAGGAATTCTCTCTGTCTTCCTCGTTTCGTTCGCGAACTTCTCCTCCATCGGCATTATCGCTGGTGCGGTGAAAGGGCTGAATGAGAAACAATCCAATGTGGTTGCTCGCTTTGGGTTAAAGCTGTTGTTCGGTGCCACGCTAGTTAGTCTTTTGTCTGGTGTCGTCGTCAGCTTCGTCCTGTAAGTGACATGAGAAAGTGTCCCTCTGCCATGTGCAGTAGGGACACTTTCTCATGAACAACGAGTGCCCTGCTATAATAGGGCACTCGCTGCTTTTTATCGAATGATCTTTTCCACATCAACACGTCCGGAGAAAAACGTCGCTCCTCCACCCATATCCGCGATTCGGTCTGGTGTGAGGGCATTTACATAATGCTTCGACCCTTCGTTGTCTGCCCATAAGCCTTGGCTCACGACGACACCCGTGAGAACATTTTCGCCGACAGCTGCCACGAGTTCACACTCTCCCCGCTCATTCCATATGCGGACCGTATCTCCATCACTAATATCTAGAGTACTAGCATCCACCACATTCATGTGTAAACGAGGTATTTTTTCCATCTTCTTATGTTTTTCATTATTCGAAAACGTGGAGTTCAAATAATTGTGATTGGGTCCCGGGACAAATAAATACGGGAAATCCCCATCATTCACTAATGGCGTGTACGTCGGTAATGGAGGCAGCCCTCGTATTGCCATTGCTTGCGAGTAAAGCTCAATTTTGCCACTTGGGGTGGGGAGATGTTCCAAAAAGAAAGGTTCCAGATTGGCTTTGGCATATTGTTTTTCGACCAAAGTATCATACGTGATTCCTTCTAGATGAGGATTATCGTGCCCCTCCAACGCCTGTCTGACCATCTCTGCATCGCTGTCTTGAAAAACAGGTTCGTTATATCCCATGGCAGCAGCCAGCAAGCGGAAAACATCCGTGTTGGACTTGCTCTCTCCAAATGGGGCGATCACTGGTTGCTGAAGTTGAATGTAATGATGCCAATACGACGTGTAAAAATCAGTATTTTCATAAGAAGACGTCGCTGGCAAAACGATATCGGCATAAAGAGCCGTCTCCGTCAAAAATAAGTCGTGTACGACCGTGAACAAGTCCTCTCTCGCCAAGCCTCCCCGTACTTTGTTTCCTTCCGGTGCGACAATGGCTGGATTGCTCGTATAGACGAAGAGTGATTTCACCGGTGGATCTGTATCGAGCAGCGCTTTCCCAAGTTCATTCATGTTGATGACTCTCGTCTGTTTATTGGCCAGCAAATCTGGTCGCTGCACGGCAAGCTTGTTGTGCTCCAGGAAACCTTTATTCCCTTTATTGGCCCCACCGCCTTTGACAAGCCACTGCCCTGTCAGGGCCGGAAGACAAGCAATCGTCCTTACACACATTCCACCATTGTCGTGATGCTGAATGCCATTTCCAATGCGAATAAAGGACGGAGAGGTGGTGCCATACATTCTCGCCAATTTGTAAATATCGTCGACAGGGACACCCGTTATGGCTGATACGGTAATAGGATCGTAGGTACGTACATGCTCCCTGAGCTCTTCATGTCCTACCGTATACTTCTCCATAAAGGCTGAATCTACCAAGCTTTCTGCAAAAAGCACATGCATGATGCCCAAAGCCAAAGCCGTGTCTGTTCCGGGTAAAATCGGGATAAACCAATCAGCCCATCGACCCGTCTGATTTTTATGGACATCAATCACGACGATCTTCGCCCCATTTTTTCGAGCCTGTTCCGCAAACACCACTTGATGCATATTGGTGCTAACTGTATTGATCCCCCACATGATAAACAGCTTGGAATGAACGGTGTCTTCCGGATCTGTTCCAAAGGCTCCGCCCATCGTGTAGCTATACCCTACAGCCCCTGCACTGTTGCATATCGTATGGTCAAGTTGACTGGCCCCCATACGATGGAAAAAACGGCGGTCCATACCTTCAACACTAATCCGCCCCATGTTTCCGTAAAAGCTGTAAGGCAAAATGCTCTCAGGACCGTCTGAGTCGATCAATGCACGCCAGCGTTCGGTTATGGTAGTGATGGCTTCCTCCCAACTGATTTGAACAAACTCCCCGCTCCCTTTTTTGCCAATACGCTTCAACGGATGCGTGAGTCGCTTGGGATCGTAAATGCGCTCTGTCATGTTGCGGACTTTGTTGCAAATATTCCCCTTCGTCACCGGATGGTTCGGGTCCCCTTCAATTTTGACGATTTTCCCCTCTTTTTTATGAAGGAGTAATCCACATTGGTCCGGGCAATCAAGTGAACAGACTGCTGGAAAAACACCGTTTTCCTGGGTCGTATAAGCCATGGAGGTTCCCTCTTTCTCATAACAGTAACTAGCTTTTATGCTATTATAATCGATTGAAAAAAGAAGGCACTACCCCTGTGCGAATGAGAAGTTACTGATTTTTATTTTTATATACCAATCGTTTCATTCCGATTTCTAATGGTCCGTTCAGATTATGCTTTTCTAAAAGCGTGGCCAATAGCAGAGAAAGGCTCCAAATAGCCACGGCAATCAAAGCAGCTATCCCGTTACTAACATGTCCCCCTAAATCAAGCGCTACTGGTGACAAGAAAAGAACAAGCATATCTTCATTCCATACAAAGAAGGTTAATTTACAAAACAATTTTGTATATAAGGAATGTGTAGACTGACCGTCTTCTCCTTAATTTGGGATTGGGCTTTGATTTTTTTAGAGCCAATAAGCAATGATATTGATGACTTCGATTGGTTAGATAACAAAATGTTAGTAATAAGGAGATAAAAAGGACAGCCATCCATGTCCAGGAGAACAAAGCAAAAGAAGCTGTAATTAAAGTGGATATAAAAAGGGTATGGGAACTTAATTTCCATACCCTTTATCGATGGTATTGTTCAGTGACTACGACGACAAATAGCCATTGTAGATGAGCATCAATGCTTTCTGTAACGTAGCTTACAATCAATTAACCAATTATTAGAGATAAACTACTAAGAATCCAATTCAGCTATCAAAGCATCCAGTTTCATTCTCCTATCATCTAAAACGGCATGTCTTTCAAGTTCATATGAAATTTCGATAAAATCAACGATGCTAAAGCCATTTTCTAAAGCTAGCATAAATGGAATTTTTATTTTGGATTAGCTTTACCATTTAGAGAAAAAAGCTTTTTAAAGTTCAGTACATGAAATTACTTTTTCGTGTACTGATTATTTGTCTTTTATTTGATCGAGATCAGATGATATGTTGTCTGTTGACGCGTAAACATTACTTCATAATTGACAGGAACATTGCATCATTCAACTTGATTGTAGGTTATGGTGCCGATTTTCAATGTAACTGTTGAAAACAGACAGTTATGTTGCAATGTTTATGTCATCAGACATATGTCATTAAAATGTATTATTCAGAGTTCAAAGCTCTTAACCTAAGTCCTTAGTTTCGAATACCGTAAGCTACTTGCAAATTCTTCGTGTTTGTGCGTAGCCGCCTCCACCTGAATTGCCTAAATCGGTTGAGTTTGAAACCATCAGGCCACTGCACGTATTCGGCCATGCAAAAACCGCAGCTTCACGGTGTCGATCTTCGCCGTGAAGTTGCGGTTTAGGGGTTTTAGTAGGTAGCTATCACAAAATCAAATGTACCAACCCGATGAATCGGATCATTGGTAGGCAGCCCCTACCATGAACCATTCGAGAGCTTATGAAAATTCATGAGGAAGCTCTGACACCTGGAGGAAGGTACACATCTTGCTTACGATCCGTTCTCTGTTTTGCCCGTATTGCTCTGTGAGCAGAGCTAGCTGCTCCCCTGCTCCTGCTCACATGAACAATACTTCGCTCATTTGGAGTCTGTGAAGTTCAGCTTCCAATAGTTCTTTGATAACAGTCCGGTCTTCTTCATACGGCAACTCAAGCGATATGTGGAGAACATCGTTCAGATGTTGCACCGTAAAGAAAATGATAGGATCGCTTTGGTCCGTTCTTTCACCCGGATCCACGTCTTTAAACAACTGCACTTTATCCGAAGATTCACCTAGATAGTTAAACACAATAGGCATTTTTTCCAAGACTTGCTTCAAATATTTGCTGGACATCGGATACGATAGCGTCATCTCATTATTATAAATGAGGTTCAGGAAGTTCAAGTTGTGAGAAACAGACAAATTCAATTTTTCCTGAATGTCCTGGATTTGCTCAGATGAATCGGTTAGCAGCACAGGGATAAGATCGATAAACTCACCTACGGTATCAAAGTATTGTTTTTCTTCATACTTTCTACCGTAATTTAAAAGAAGAATCGGGACCTCTGTAATTTGCAAATACCTGCGGAAAAAGCGATTTGCCAAGCGTAAAGACATATCCCATATTTGCTTGGTCTCAATCGGCTCTCCTTTATTGGCCAGTTCGAAGCTAAGATCTGTTGAAACCGCACGGTTACGATTACTCATCGTATGAGCCAAAGCATCTACGGATTTTGCCAATGCAGGAAGCTTGAATTCGTCAGATATTTGCTGATCATTCATTTCCTGAGGCCCTTTTCGGATCTGGTACACATAGTCTCGATAGTTTCCAGTCCCTATCGATGGAGCATTGTCTATATCGGCATAATCACGATGCAACTCACTCTTGATAACATTGCCACTCATGCCATCGTAAATAATATGCGAGCATGGAAGTACCAGTAAATGTTCACGCAAATTCAATCGAACAAGCGCAATACGGTACAGCAAGGATCCGGTCACTTCATACGGCTTCAAAAAGAATTGCGGCAACATCCACGAGATAAGTTGTTTTTGTCTGTCCGCTGGGTAGTCCGACAGGTCCAGTATCGGTATTTCGATTTGCTCCGGCGTAGGTAGTACTTCCCATTCCCAACGTCCGTCCATCTGAACCAACACGCTTCTCAGCAATTCGTGGCGATCGATGAGGTGTCGAACAGCTGAGGATAGCCGATCAGTATCTAGCAAATACGTATCAAACGAGACGATACCACCTGAGGATTGTGGATGCTCTAAATGGTACTGTTGTACCGGCGCAAGCGCATATCTCTCCACAGGTTCTCCTTTTTTCAGAGCGGCATCCCAGGCTTCATTCATTTCTGCCAACTGTTTTAGCCATATTTTCGCTTGATGCTTCATTTCGGTATCCTCTTCCTCCGCCGACAAGCGTCGATTAGCCTTAGCTCCCCCCTCTTTCGCTACCCCTTGACCGAACTCAGCGAAAGGTATTACATGATGAGGGTGGAGGTCAGGATGAAGCTGCAATTGAATGAACCTATGCAGTTCTTCCAGACGCACTTTATTGATAGGGTCTAGTTGTAAGATTAAGTGGGTGTTGTCTTCAACAAGCGCCGATGTATACACTGCGCGGACACCAAAGGTTTCTCCGATGATTCGTGTAGCCTCAGCAATATTACTTGTAAGTGTGTCTTCCGTAGCAGTGACATTTCTTACAAGAGAAGATAATTGACGAATGGTCTGATACTTAAACACCTGATCGATCCCTATTTGGATGCCGACAGCCTGCGTTTTTGAAACAAACTGGATCGCTTTTAAGGAATGACCGCCCAATTCAAAGAAGTTATCGTCGATACCGATGGTTTCAGCTCCCAAAATATCCTTCCAGATTTCGGCCATGTGTCTTTCTGTATCATTTCGCGGAGCCGAGTAATTAATTCCGGTCTGGATGTCGCCCTTCGGTGCGGGCAATGCCTTCCGGTCAATCTTGCCGTTTGGTGTTAGCGGCATCCGATCTAGTTGGACGAAATGGGCTGGTATCATGTACGCCGGTAATAGTGGAATTAGTGCAGCTCTAAGCTCGTTTACCGTCAGTTCTTTATCAGCAACGAAATATGCGCACAAATCTTTCTGTCCCGCTTCGTTCTCCCGGGCGATCACGATTGTTTTCCTAACGGAGGCTACAGTCATCAGCTGCGCTTCCACCTCGCCGAGCTCAATCCGATAGCCACGAATTTTAACCTGATGATCGATTCTGCCTAAGTACTCGATGTTGCCATCCGCCATCCAGCGAGCCAGATCGCCTGTTCGATACATACGCTTGCCCGGTTTGAACGGATCAGCTAAGAATTTCTCATCCGTTAGTGCTCGGTTTCGCATATACCCTCGTCCGACTCCGTCGCCGCCAATGTAGATTTCACCCGCAACTCCTACTGGAACCAACTTATGCTGCTCGTTCAGAATATACACGCACTGATTAGCCAATGGCTTGCCTATCGGTACCGTATGAGTCCATGCATCCGCGATATCTTCGCCAATGTCATATGCCGTTGAATCTACGCAGCACTCGGTAGGACCGTAGACGTTCGTTATCTTCGGGCGATATCCAGGGCGTTTATTCAAGAACTCGTTAACAAGATGAACGGGTAGAGCTTCTGCTCCGAAGATAAAATGTTTGACATGCAAATCCGCAACCGTATCTTGCATTTCCGTCAACATCTGCATATGCGCCGGCGTGCCGTCTGAAAAATCGATGTGCTGTGATCTGTAGTAATCAGCAAGTCGTTCACTATTCGTACTGATCACTCTTGGGACCACGTGTAGGGTATGCCCAAGAAGCAAGCAAGGAAAGATCTGCTTCACCGATGCATCGAACACGTAGGGAGACAACCAAGCCATGCGCATAGGAGCCCTGTACTTCCGATAAACACATTGTGTAAATCCGGTAGTCATATTGACGACATTGGAGTGCTCAATCATGACGCCTTTAGGTCTGCCCGTCGTACCGGACGTATACATCACATAGGCTAGGCCGCTAGGTCTGCCTATATTTGTAAGATTGGAACTATCCTCTGCGGACGATACCTGACTGTAAGGCGAGATGATCCGTACGTCTGCAGGCACCAGCTCGGCGAACTCCGGCTTCGCAATAACGAGATTCACGCTGCTGTCCTCCAGCATGTAGTGAATACGCTCCTGGGGAAACTCCGGATCGATCGGCACATAGCATCCGCCGGCTTTTAATATCCCGAATATCCCAACGATCATCTCTAATGATCGCTCCATGATCATCCCGATCGTATGATCTGCTTGAACGCCTTCCGCTCTTAACACGCGAGCTAAGCGGTTCGCACGTTCGTTCAGCTCACGATATGTCATTTGGCTGCCCTCAAAGACAACTGCTACTTGATCCGGGGTCTTCTCTACCTGCTCTTCAAACAACTGATGAATCATTTTCTCCTGAGGAGAGTCCGTTACTGTATCTCCCCATTCTTCCAATATCTGCTTGATCTCTTGTGTTGTAATAATCTCAATTGTCGAAAGCTTCGTCTGCGGATCGTTTATAATATCCCGAATAAGCTGGACGAAATGATCCGCCATCCGTTCGACGGTTTCCCGTTTGTATAAGCTATCGGCATACTCGATGCTGAACGCAATACTATCAACATTCTCGACAGCACTAAGTGTCAAATCGAATTTCGCCACGTTATGCTCGCCTGGGCACAAGCTAACCTGTAAATCAGTAAAGCCAAGCGTGACCGGCTCGTTGTTTTCCATCACAAACATCGTGTCAAACAACGGATTGCGGCTCACGTCCCTCTTAACATCTAGATTTTCCACCAACGCTTCGAACGGATAGTCCTGATGCTCGTATGCTTTCAGCACCTGTTCCTTCACTTCCTGCACGTAGTCGAGGAATGTCTTCTCCCTGTCTGGGAAGCTACGCAACGCTAGCGTATTCACAAACATCCCAATGATCGGCTGGAGATCGTCATGCTGTCTGCCCGCGATCGGTGTCCCAACGATAATATCCTCTTGCCCACTGTATTTGAACAGCAGTGTCTTATACGCTGCCAAAAGTACCATAAACAAGGTGGTTCCC
This genomic stretch from Brevibacillus sp. DP1.3A harbors:
- the asnB gene encoding asparagine synthase (glutamine-hydrolyzing); the protein is MCGIVGWIDWEKDLSGERDVLQKMTHCLKDRGPDAEGFWLTPRAALGHRRLVVVDPAGGQQPMSALKNKHACTMIYNGELYNTEDLRAELLACGHTFQSHSDTEVLLHTYLEWGPDCLSKLNGIFAFAIWDEREQRLFVGRDRMGVKPLFYAQRGSSFLLSSELKALLAHPEVKPELSREGLAEVFGISPARTPGHGVFHNVHEVRPGSYLLVTRDSVKQKRYWQLESHPHTDDLETTAERVRELVTDSIERQLVADVPVSTLLSGGLDSSIITAVAADHFQKTGRGTLHSYSIDYVDNRKHFKASTFQPNEDEPYVQLVTKFLGTQHHTIEFDTDDLIDSLKTATLARDLPGMADVDASLYLFCREIKKETTVVLSGECADEVFGGYPWFHREELLNAGTFPWSRATKERASWLSPDLRDWVKPEEYVAMRYEESLDEVPHLPGEDPIEARRREMFYLNITWFMNTLLDRKDRMSMAASLEARVPFCDHRIVEYVWNIPWDMKTHGNREKGILRKAMEGILPDEVLYRKKSPYPKTHNPAYTEAVRSWLLDILNDSSSPLLQLVDVPTIRKIAESDAQASSIPFFGQLMSTPQLFAYLGQLDYWLREYHVSIRA
- a CDS encoding NupC/NupG family nucleoside CNT transporter; its protein translation is MNFIIPIAGLLIVIGLALLGSNGRKQVKYKPIIVMIALQFLLAFLLLHTKFGFIFVSAISKSFEKLLAFAAEGINFVFGNLVNDGQMSFFLGVLLPIVFISVLIGILRHFKILPIIMKAIGFVLSKINGMGKLESYNAVASAIVGQNEVFIAVKKQLGSLPEHRLYTLCASAMSTVSMSIVGAYMTMIEPKYVVTALFLNLFGGFIIASIINPYTVNEEEDLLEIQSNEKQSFFEMLVEYIMDGFKVAVVVGAMLLGFVALIAAVNSLFGMIFGWTFQEMLGFVFAPFAILMGIPFSEAMTAGSIMATKLVTNEFVAMIELGKVVSELSPRTVGILSVFLVSFANFSSIGIIAGAVKGLNEKQSNVVARFGLKLLFGATLVSLLSGVVVSFVL
- a CDS encoding molybdopterin-dependent oxidoreductase, which encodes MAYTTQENGVFPAVCSLDCPDQCGLLLHKKEGKIVKIEGDPNHPVTKGNICNKVRNMTERIYDPKRLTHPLKRIGKKGSGEFVQISWEEAITTITERWRALIDSDGPESILPYSFYGNMGRISVEGMDRRFFHRMGASQLDHTICNSAGAVGYSYTMGGAFGTDPEDTVHSKLFIMWGINTVSTNMHQVVFAEQARKNGAKIVVIDVHKNQTGRWADWFIPILPGTDTALALGIMHVLFAESLVDSAFMEKYTVGHEELREHVRTYDPITVSAITGVPVDDIYKLARMYGTTSPSFIRIGNGIQHHDNGGMCVRTIACLPALTGQWLVKGGGANKGNKGFLEHNKLAVQRPDLLANKQTRVINMNELGKALLDTDPPVKSLFVYTSNPAIVAPEGNKVRGGLAREDLFTVVHDLFLTETALYADIVLPATSSYENTDFYTSYWHHYIQLQQPVIAPFGESKSNTDVFRLLAAAMGYNEPVFQDSDAEMVRQALEGHDNPHLEGITYDTLVEKQYAKANLEPFFLEHLPTPSGKIELYSQAMAIRGLPPLPTYTPLVNDGDFPYLFVPGPNHNYLNSTFSNNEKHKKMEKIPRLHMNVVDASTLDISDGDTVRIWNERGECELVAAVGENVLTGVVVSQGLWADNEGSKHYVNALTPDRIADMGGGATFFSGRVDVEKIIR